Proteins encoded within one genomic window of Gadus chalcogrammus isolate NIFS_2021 chromosome 6, NIFS_Gcha_1.0, whole genome shotgun sequence:
- the nkx2.7 gene encoding NK2 transcription factor related 7: protein MPRLDVARPEGALARLESDCGDQLVSGTPWKRTGNLDTRRTLLLPEVKANDRETSGHYISPRPVKPKAAPPPRPRVLFSAAQVAQLEQRFTQQRYLCAEQRNVLAHLLELTSTQVKIWFQNRRYKCKRQRQDQSLELAGYPALSHPPRRVSVPVLVRDGQLVCQAAGARAAAGQSGGALGPSGPGCGYYRHSDALYGYNNNNNNNVSVACLTHLTAAQTADRHPADLGLMDTRYGPSNGTFSFGHIQPSRGWLD, encoded by the exons ATGCCCCGTTTGGACGTCGCCCGACCGGAAGGCGCGCTCGCCAGGCTGGAAAGTGATTGCGGGGATCAGCTCGTTTCGGGGACGCCGTGGAAACGCACCGGGAACCTCGATACCCGGAGAACCCTGTTGTTACCAGAAGTTAAAGCTAATGACCGGG aAACAAGCGGCCACTACATTTCTCCTCGCCCCGTGAAGCCCAAGGCCGCACCGCCACCACGGCCTCGCGTTCTGTTCTCCGCGGCTCAGGTGGCGCAGCTGGAGCAGCGCTTCACGCAGCAGCGCTACCTCTGCGCGGAGCAGCGGAACGTCCTGGCGCACCTGCTGGAGCTGACGTCCACGCAGGTCAAGATATGGTTTCAGAACAGGAGGTACAAATGCAAGCGGCAACGGCAAGACCAGTCGTTGGAGCTAGCGGGCTACCCGGCCCTCTCACACCCCCCGAGGAGAGTGTCGGTCCCGGTGTTGGTCCGGGACGGGCAGCTCGTCTGCCAGGCCGCAGGGGCCCGTGCAGCGGCAGGGCAGAGCGGTGGGGCCCTCGGTCCCTCCGGTCCCGGCTGTGGATATTACCGCCACTCCGACGCCTTGTAcggctacaacaacaacaacaacaacaacgtgtcTGTCGCTTGTCTCACCCACCTAACCGCCGCTCAGACGGCTGACCGTCACCCGGCTGACCTGGGCCTGATGGACACTCGTTACGGACCTTCCAACGGGACGTTCAGCTTCGGACACATTCAGCCGTCAAGAGGTTGGCTCGATTAG
- the nkx3-1 gene encoding LOW QUALITY PROTEIN: homeobox protein Nkx-3.1 (The sequence of the model RefSeq protein was modified relative to this genomic sequence to represent the inferred CDS: deleted 1 base in 1 codon): MSGMLECGTTAQKHMGTMSVCPSQLNVQNALALLQRSGHPPCTLTPVPVPVPVPPLVRTTRDAQCLESDDLEEDSRFTAAGKQKRSRAAFSHLQVLELEKKFNHQKYLSAPERAHLATCLRLTETQVKIWFQNRRYKTKRKQTKDFQQPESCGVEEQDILRSSVLSSFYRSCLYRPLPGELGGLWGPPFW, translated from the exons ATGTCTGGCATGCTGGAGTGTGGAACAACAGCACAGAAACACATGGGGACGATGTCAGTGTGTCCGTCCCAACTTAATGTGCAGAACGCATTAGCCCTGCTCCAAAGGTCTGGCCACCCACCCTGCACCCTgacccccgtccccgtccccgtccccgtcccccccctggTGAGGACTACCAGGG ACGCGCAATGTCTAGAGTCCGACGACCTCGAGGAGGACAGCCGCTTCACCGCCGCG GGAAAACAGAAGCGCTCCCGCGCGGCGTTTTCGCATCTACAAGTCCTTGAACTTGAGAAGAAATTCAACCACCAGAAATACCTTTCAGCCCCGGAGAGGGCTCACCTGGCCACATGCCTGAGACTCACCGAGACCCAGGTGaagatctggttccagaaccggAGATACAAGACTAAGAGGAAGCAGACTAAAGACTTCCAGCAGCCGGAGAGCTgcggggtggaggagcaggacatCCTCCGCTCCTCCGTGCTCAGCTCCTTCTACCGGTCCTGTCTGTACCGACCTCTCCCCGGGGAGCTGGGCGGGCTGTGGGGGCCACCGTTCTGGTGA